One part of the Candidatus Saccharimonadales bacterium genome encodes these proteins:
- a CDS encoding tetratricopeptide repeat protein, with protein sequence MSGIKDKKKLTLVAIWVALLLLGAVAAGAFVRWAILQFSDQAAIDSGVNELPANVAEAQNLLLEGKPGEANTYIDQSLADSNISNADKQMLLVQKGNIASDQGDTNGALALYLQAYEISPDFQTASKIGAQYQGLGDNEKAIEYYKKAIELNPDSNAMKEANNNTLRELITSLGGQP encoded by the coding sequence ATGAGTGGAATTAAAGACAAAAAGAAGCTAACTTTAGTGGCGATCTGGGTCGCGTTGCTTTTGCTGGGCGCTGTTGCGGCCGGGGCATTCGTACGCTGGGCGATTTTACAGTTTAGCGATCAGGCTGCAATTGATTCAGGTGTAAACGAATTGCCAGCCAACGTTGCTGAGGCTCAAAATTTGTTGCTCGAGGGCAAACCCGGCGAAGCAAACACGTACATCGATCAGTCGTTGGCAGATTCAAATATCTCTAATGCCGATAAGCAGATGCTTTTAGTGCAAAAGGGCAACATTGCTAGCGACCAAGGTGATACTAACGGGGCACTTGCGCTTTATCTTCAGGCTTATGAAATTTCACCGGATTTTCAAACTGCGAGCAAAATAGGCGCTCAATACCAAGGTTTAGGTGATAATGAAAAGGCAATCGAGTATTACAAAAAAGCGATCGAGCTGAATCCTGACAGTAACGCAATGAAAGAGGCCAACAACAATACATTGCGAGAATTAATTACTAGCTTGGGTGGACAGCCATGA
- a CDS encoding serine hydrolase → MQHGWMALGHVDPSLFRHWLKHTKWLRLLGWAFLGIAFLTIPMQLLYPSDRALPLYSVGGLMIGGKNKDQLIATFDDYANNGEVTIVTPSKTWKAKWQDIGLTIDREANAEIALNYPTWERLIPFSSWIKVAQSSNIPMLAIVDNDRLNAFAEQLVAEDKLAASDAAISIKAGEVFIDDAKNGYNFNAHDVKMQIQRQAVVAYAKVTLTPDAVPFKRSLTELQDLKKQAEDILAHRPKLTLNDKTFEPTRDVIGNWISFVENPETKQLTLDFNTEAIKVYLSEIDQQSSIAPGTSTVTLLDGQEVGRSEAASGRSVSTDDAAEQIKVALLGQDQNPTVELNAVEVPPKLQYVKTYSKSSEGLLAVIRDWESQAYGDYGVIIRELGGEHRYAEWQPDKQYVTASTFKMFVAYALLKKINEGSISYDQITDIGWTVDACLTEMIVNSTNPCSVSFLNLMGWAEVQRMVTEAGFTDTLINNGCCEEKHSTVRDETNFMLRLNAGTLLDPAGTERLLSMFKRQVWRGGIPSGVPSNVVVADKVGFYAGYMHDVAIVYAPNGTYILGIMSYGGNNPNMAELSRRVYNFFQN, encoded by the coding sequence ATGCAGCACGGTTGGATGGCTTTAGGTCATGTCGATCCGTCGTTGTTTAGGCATTGGCTTAAACATACAAAGTGGTTGCGACTTTTGGGTTGGGCGTTCCTGGGGATCGCATTTTTAACTATACCAATGCAACTTTTGTATCCCAGTGATCGTGCGCTGCCGCTTTACAGTGTGGGTGGCTTGATGATTGGCGGGAAAAACAAAGATCAGTTGATCGCAACTTTTGATGACTACGCTAATAATGGTGAAGTTACGATTGTTACTCCTAGTAAAACTTGGAAGGCGAAGTGGCAGGATATTGGATTGACGATTGATCGCGAAGCCAATGCAGAAATTGCACTGAATTACCCAACTTGGGAGAGGTTGATACCGTTTTCTAGCTGGATAAAAGTTGCACAATCTTCTAATATCCCAATGTTAGCGATTGTCGATAACGATCGATTGAACGCTTTTGCCGAGCAGCTAGTTGCCGAAGACAAGTTGGCAGCGAGCGATGCGGCGATCAGCATTAAGGCAGGCGAAGTTTTTATCGACGATGCAAAAAACGGCTATAATTTTAACGCGCATGATGTAAAGATGCAGATCCAGCGACAGGCGGTGGTTGCTTACGCTAAGGTGACTTTGACCCCAGATGCAGTTCCATTCAAAAGGTCGCTGACCGAGCTCCAAGATCTTAAAAAGCAAGCCGAGGACATTCTAGCCCACAGGCCAAAGCTTACGTTAAATGATAAAACTTTTGAGCCAACGCGCGATGTTATTGGTAATTGGATTAGTTTTGTAGAAAACCCCGAAACCAAACAGCTGACACTGGATTTTAACACCGAAGCAATAAAAGTCTATCTTAGCGAGATTGATCAGCAGAGTTCGATAGCTCCGGGCACATCTACAGTAACTTTGCTCGATGGTCAGGAGGTAGGTAGGAGTGAGGCTGCGTCAGGAAGATCGGTTTCTACCGACGATGCGGCCGAGCAAATAAAAGTAGCATTACTTGGACAAGACCAAAACCCCACGGTAGAGCTTAACGCGGTTGAGGTCCCGCCAAAGCTGCAGTATGTAAAAACTTATTCTAAAAGCAGCGAAGGTCTACTGGCCGTGATCCGTGACTGGGAATCTCAGGCGTACGGTGACTACGGGGTAATTATTCGTGAGCTTGGCGGCGAGCATCGTTACGCTGAGTGGCAGCCTGATAAACAATATGTTACGGCAAGCACTTTTAAGATGTTCGTGGCTTACGCGCTGTTAAAAAAGATCAACGAGGGTAGCATAAGTTATGATCAAATTACCGATATTGGATGGACGGTGGATGCGTGCTTAACCGAAATGATTGTTAATTCGACCAATCCTTGCTCGGTGTCGTTTTTAAACCTAATGGGCTGGGCTGAGGTTCAACGAATGGTTACCGAGGCTGGTTTTACGGATACTTTAATTAATAATGGATGCTGTGAAGAAAAGCATTCTACCGTGCGGGACGAAACCAATTTTATGTTGCGCTTAAACGCGGGCACTTTGCTTGACCCGGCAGGAACGGAACGACTACTAAGTATGTTCAAACGACAGGTGTGGCGTGGCGGGATTCCGTCAGGTGTACCGAGCAACGTAGTGGTTGCCGATAAAGTTGGTTTTTATGCTGGCTATATGCACGACGTTGCAATTGTTTATGCACCAAACGGAACGTACATTTTGGGCATAATGAGCTATGGCGGAAACAATCCAAATATGGCCGAACTTTCGCGGCGTGTTTATAACTTTTTTCAAAACTAA
- a CDS encoding potassium channel family protein, whose protein sequence is MEQPESLNVQTDKQLLKVFLLFMFVFLIGAVFFHLVEKLSYIDAIYFAAMTLTTVGYGDIAPQTDAGKIFTAIYAFLGIGIFFGFAGILFQRARDRRIILHRNQPEEK, encoded by the coding sequence ATGGAGCAACCCGAATCTTTAAACGTACAAACCGACAAACAGCTTTTAAAAGTTTTTTTACTTTTTATGTTCGTATTTTTAATAGGGGCAGTGTTTTTTCATTTAGTCGAAAAACTTTCTTACATTGATGCAATTTATTTTGCAGCAATGACGTTAACCACGGTCGGCTACGGTGACATTGCGCCACAAACTGATGCCGGTAAAATTTTTACAGCAATTTATGCCTTTTTGGGTATAGGTATATTTTTTGGATTTGCAGGAATTCTTTTTCAACGGGCGCGCGACCGCAGAATAATTTTGCACCGCAATCAGCCCGAAGAAAAATAG
- the ychF gene encoding redox-regulated ATPase YchF, which translates to MSLSIGIVGLPNVGKSTLFNALTDAKILAANYPFATIEPNTGIVPVPDSRLDVLAKMYSTEKIVPATVTFVDIAGLVAGANKGEGLGNKFLANIRECNAIAHVVRAFADDNVLHVADKVDPKDDIEVIDTELILADLQTIENKLARVQKEAKANPKAREVAGYIERLKEHLLQGTPLHKLPSLDEEAIKDINLMTAKPVIYVFNVDETTLANETRKQELASLVAPAKSIFICAKLEEELRDLSPEDAAEMLETYGQDEPGLNKLISAAYDTLGLQSYLTAGKQEVRAWTIKKGFTAPQAAGVIHTDFERGFIAAQIVSYDDLVAAGSEAAAKAAGKMRTEGKTYVMQPGDVVEFRFNV; encoded by the coding sequence ATGAGTCTATCAATTGGAATCGTCGGCCTACCTAACGTCGGCAAATCTACTTTATTTAATGCCCTAACCGACGCTAAAATTTTAGCGGCTAATTATCCGTTCGCAACCATCGAACCGAACACGGGAATTGTTCCAGTGCCCGATTCACGCCTGGATGTTTTAGCAAAAATGTATTCAACCGAAAAAATTGTTCCTGCAACTGTAACTTTTGTAGATATCGCAGGTCTTGTGGCTGGCGCCAACAAGGGTGAAGGTTTGGGAAATAAGTTTTTGGCCAACATACGTGAATGCAATGCAATCGCACACGTCGTGCGCGCTTTCGCCGACGACAACGTTTTGCACGTAGCCGACAAAGTTGATCCAAAAGACGACATTGAAGTCATCGATACCGAACTAATTTTGGCAGATTTGCAGACGATTGAAAACAAGCTAGCCCGAGTTCAAAAAGAAGCCAAGGCCAACCCGAAAGCCCGCGAAGTTGCCGGCTACATTGAGCGGTTAAAAGAACATTTGTTGCAAGGTACTCCCCTGCACAAACTGCCATCACTAGACGAAGAAGCAATTAAAGACATCAATTTAATGACTGCAAAGCCAGTAATCTATGTTTTTAATGTGGACGAAACGACCCTAGCCAATGAAACGCGCAAGCAAGAGCTGGCCAGTTTGGTCGCTCCTGCGAAATCCATTTTTATATGCGCAAAGCTAGAAGAAGAACTCCGCGATTTATCACCCGAGGATGCTGCTGAAATGTTAGAAACATACGGTCAAGACGAGCCCGGTTTAAATAAATTAATTAGCGCGGCTTATGACACATTAGGGTTGCAGAGCTACTTAACAGCCGGTAAGCAAGAGGTTCGGGCTTGGACGATCAAAAAAGGGTTTACGGCTCCACAAGCGGCGGGGGTGATCCACACAGATTTTGAACGCGGATTTATTGCTGCCCAAATTGTTAGCTACGACGATTTAGTTGCCGCCGGATCAGAAGCCGCAGCTAAGGCCGCAGGCAAAATGCGAACCGAAGGCAAAACCTACGTGATGCAACCTGGCGATGTAGTTGAGTTTAGATTTAACGTTTAA
- a CDS encoding TlyA family RNA methyltransferase: MQKSRLDQAMVKRGLVPTRSQAESWIKMGKVSVNNQVILKPGYFVGSEAKIEFKAVEQYVSRAGLKLASVAKALNLNFKDKVVLDVGSSTGGFTDYALQHRATKVIAVDVGTNQLHPTLRSDDRVELHEQTDIRDFHKLSTAADIVVIDVSFISLRDILPSVAKLSTKKTKIVAMVKPQFEAGSADKHKGVIKNDAMRRKILKDFETWAKQKFIIRDKSDSEIAGAKGNRERFYLLSKV, encoded by the coding sequence ATGCAAAAATCCAGGCTAGACCAAGCTATGGTTAAAAGAGGCTTGGTTCCAACTAGGTCGCAGGCCGAAAGCTGGATTAAAATGGGCAAAGTTAGCGTAAATAACCAGGTTATTTTAAAGCCTGGTTATTTTGTTGGCTCGGAAGCAAAAATTGAATTTAAAGCAGTCGAACAGTATGTTTCGCGTGCTGGATTAAAATTGGCATCTGTTGCCAAAGCCTTGAACCTAAATTTTAAAGATAAGGTGGTTTTGGACGTTGGTTCATCTACTGGCGGATTCACCGATTACGCTTTGCAACACCGTGCAACAAAAGTTATTGCCGTTGACGTTGGAACAAATCAACTGCACCCCACCTTGCGTAGTGATGACAGAGTGGAACTACACGAACAAACGGACATTCGAGATTTCCACAAGCTTTCCACAGCTGCTGATATCGTGGTTATAGATGTGAGCTTTATAAGCTTGCGTGATATTTTGCCAAGTGTAGCGAAGCTAAGCACTAAAAAAACTAAAATCGTCGCAATGGTTAAGCCGCAGTTTGAGGCCGGTAGCGCCGACAAACACAAAGGTGTGATTAAAAACGATGCTATGCGCCGCAAGATTTTAAAAGACTTTGAAACCTGGGCGAAGCAAAAGTTTATTATTCGTGATAAATCTGATAGCGAAATCGCCGGCGCTAAAGGCAATCGAGAGCGATTTTATTTGTTGAGTAAAGTTTAG
- the efp gene encoding elongation factor P, with amino-acid sequence MYGITEIKKGTLIQIDGKPFRVIDYSQKVMGRGGSIVNVRLKSLLDGAVIPKTFKGSDKLEPAHVENRKVQYLYTDGTNYHFMDGESFEQFELPGDLVDEAKDYLKEGDEVELQFFDGKVINIELAKNVYLTVAYAETVVKGDTTSSVLKDATLETGLVLKVPAFIKTGDVIKVDTRTGEYLERKKD; translated from the coding sequence ATGTACGGTATTACCGAGATTAAAAAGGGCACACTTATTCAAATCGACGGAAAACCTTTCCGAGTGATTGATTATTCGCAAAAAGTTATGGGTCGTGGCGGTTCGATCGTGAACGTTCGCTTGAAGAGTTTGCTTGATGGTGCTGTGATTCCAAAGACTTTTAAAGGCTCGGATAAATTGGAGCCTGCGCATGTCGAAAATCGTAAAGTGCAATATTTGTATACAGATGGAACAAATTACCACTTTATGGACGGCGAAAGCTTTGAGCAATTTGAGCTTCCTGGCGATTTAGTTGATGAAGCTAAAGACTACCTAAAAGAAGGCGACGAAGTCGAGCTACAGTTTTTTGACGGCAAAGTGATTAATATCGAGCTTGCAAAAAATGTTTACCTGACTGTAGCTTACGCCGAAACAGTGGTCAAAGGCGACACAACAAGTAGCGTTCTTAAAGACGCAACACTTGAGACCGGTTTAGTTTTAAAGGTTCCAGCTTTTATTAAAACTGGTGACGTAATAAAAGTTGACACTCGAACAGGTGAATACCTAGAACGCAAAAAGGACTAA
- the rpsR gene encoding 30S ribosomal protein S18 encodes MKRIKKDVEFDYKDPKQLLRFVNQYGQIEPRSKTGLSQRQQSRLAIEVKRARHLALLPFVANS; translated from the coding sequence ATGAAACGAATAAAAAAAGATGTAGAGTTTGACTACAAAGATCCAAAACAGCTTTTGCGTTTTGTGAACCAATATGGTCAAATTGAACCACGCTCAAAAACTGGTTTAAGCCAGCGACAACAGAGCCGATTAGCTATTGAAGTTAAGCGCGCTCGTCATTTGGCATTGCTACCATTCGTAGCTAACAGCTAG